The genome window GCGAACTCGCCGGCGGCGTGTTCTATCCCGTGAAGACGGTCCGCGAAGACTTCGGCCGCGACCCCGCGGCGCCGGAACCGAAGTCCGCCGACGATCCGCGGCCGCCGCTCGTCGTCCATCGCCGCCACACCTGGGAATGCTCGACCGTCGAGTTCCGCAGCGACTGGCCCGCCGGCTTCTTCGTCCTCCCCTTCGCGGCGGACCAGAAGCTGTTCGATCATGACGCCGGCAAGATGCTCGGTGCGCTTGAGCCGCAGCCGCTCGTCAAAGTCGGCCAGGAGGCCCCGCCGCTGACGATTGCCCGGTGGCTCGATGGGAAGCCGCGGACCCTGGCGGACCTCAAGGGGCAGGTCGTCGTTCTCGATTTCTGGGGCCTGTGGTGCGGCGCCTGCCGTGAGTCCGTCCCGCATCTCAACGAGCTTCGAAAGCCGTTCGAAGGGAAGCCGGTCACCTTCATCAGCATCCACAATGCGGAGAAGGACGTCGACGACCTGGCGGAGCGAATCGAGGAGTTCCGAAAGAAGACCGGCTGGGAATACCTGGCTGCGATCGACTCCGGGACGATGATCGAGGACTCCGCCACGACGACCGCCTATGGCGTGATGGGGTTTCCGCTGACCGTCATCATCGGTCCGGACGGCAAGATCGCCTACGCCGATCCGCAGGATGCCAGCATGACCTGTGATGAGATGAACCCGATCCTCCTCGCCGAGTTCGAGGAGAAGATGAACGCGCTGATGAAGCTGCGTTTCCAGGTCGCCGGCGAGGTCTGGCCGATTCCTGACACGGTGGATGAGGAGGAGCAGATGCGGATTCACCGCCGCGTCGAGACCCGGTTCCTGATTCACCAGATCAACAAGGCGCTGAGCGGCGCGCCCGGTCAGTGAAGGGCTGCCCCTCCCTCCATTGCGTGAACCCCGTTCTCGCCGGCGCAGCGTGGCTCGCTCAAACCCATCGTGCCACGGCCACCGGGTCCAGGGGTCTCACCCCTGGTCACCCTGGTCGCCCCTGGTTAGGGAACCTTCTCGGCGGGGGCCGGCTGGTAGCTGCCGGCGTAGTACTTCCTGCAGGCTTCCCGGAAGATCTTGCGCCGTTCGATGCTCCATGCCGGCTGGCCGTCGAGTTCCGCCTCCAGCTGGTAGATGCTCATGGGAGCGAAGGCGTAACGGTACCGCGTGCCGCCTGAGTCCTGCTGGGCCTCGATCAGCACGTTGCATTCGGGGTCGGTCCCCATGACGAAGGCAAACAGGACGCCGTCGGTGATCTTTCCCTCCTCCTTGTAGCGGTAGAGGGGCGTGCTCAGCAGGCGCAGCTGCGTCGGCACGATCTGGTTGTCCTGGTAGCCGTGGTGGTCCGTCAGCGAGAAGCGTTCGGCGATCCGCCGCATCTGTGCCAGCCGTCGGGCGGGGGTGTCGGCCGGCTCGGGGGCGTCGGGGACGTCTTTGAACGCCAGGATGAACTCGCTCGGCTCCCAGAAGTCCTGCCCGTCCTTCTGGAGCTTGAGCCCCTGGGGGCCCGTGACAGCGAATTCGTGGACCCAGTTGCCGTTGGCCCCCTTAGTTTTGAAGAACTGCACGATCATGGCGGGGCGTCCGCCGTCGGTGAGGACGGTCACGATGCCGTCGCTCGACCCGCTGATGGGGTTGTTCCACCGCAGGCAGGGGGGGATGGAGGTGAGGGGTTTGTCCTTCCCCGGCACGACAGCCGAGTAGCGGGCGACCGCCTCGGTCATGAACTTCATCCGCTCGCTGGCGAGGTCCGTTTCGCTGGGTGCGGCGATATCGGCAGCGGCTGGGGGAGAGGCCGGAACGGGTTTGGGCTCGTCGGCCTGGATTGCGACCCCGTGAAGAAGCAGACACGAGACAACGGCAACACGAGCGGCCTGGAACCCGAGCATGACGATGGCCTCAAAGAAGGGGTGATCGTGATGCTACAGACGTACTGTCTATCGTTCAATCGGGCCGAGGCTCCAGCCAGGCCGCGTTCGGGGACCGACGGCAACATTCGCTCGGAGACCGTCCTCCTCTATCCTGATGGCTCCTCCTCTCCCCGCGCCACGAGCCCCGCATGACCGAGGCCACCGCTCCAACCCCTGCTCCGCACGCCGCCACGGCCTCGACTCCCATCCTGACGCTCCGCAACGTCGGCAAGACGTACCAGATGGGGGAGGTCTCGGTCCCTGTGCTTCAGGAGGTGGACCTCGAGATCCGTGAACGGGAGATCACCGTCATCGTCGGCCCTTCGGGATCGGGCAAGAGCACGCTCCTCAACATGGTCGGCGGCATCGACACCCCCTCCAGCGGAACGATCCACTTCCGCGACCAGGAAGTGAGCCGGTTCTCGGACTGGGAACTCACCGAGTACCGCCGCCGTCGCATCGGCTTCGTCTTCCAGTTCTACAACCTCGTCCCGACCCTCACGGCGGTCGAAAACGTCCTCGTCTCCACCGAGATCTGCGAGTCTCCCCTCGATCCCATCGAGGTCCTGAAGATGGTCGGCCTCGAACACCGCCTCGACCATTTCCCCTCGCAGATGTCGGGCGGGGAACAGCAGCGGGTCGCCATCGCCCGGGCGCTTGCGAAGAACCCTGACCTGCTCCTCTGCGATGAACCGACCGGAGCTCTCGACCTCAAGACCGGACGACACGTCCTCGACGTCCTCGTGCGGCTGAACCGCGAACTGGGGAAGACGGTTCTGATCATCACGCACAACGTCGCCATCGCGGGGATCGCGCATCTCCTGGTGCGGATCGGCTCCGGGACGATCGAAGAGGCGAAACGCAACGAGCACCGCATCGAAGCGACCGAGGTGACGTGGTGATTTTTTCCGCTCTTGCGCGGCTTGGGACTGAAGCGGTGGCGAAAGCCTCCGCGGGGGTGGCCACGTGAGCGTTCTGCACCGCAAGCTCCGCCGCGACCTGTGGGCCGCCAAAGGACTGCTGGCGACGATCGTCCTTCTGATCGTCATCGGGATCATGTCGTTCGTCATGTTCCTGACGCTCTCGCTCAACCTCGATGCCGCGCTCCAGACGTATTACTCCCAGTGCCGGATGGCCGACTTCTGGGTCGACGTCGAGAAAGCTCCGCTGCACGACCTCGAACGCCTGAACCAGATCCCCGGCGTCGCCGAGACCCGGGCCCGGATCTCGTTCCCGGTCTCGCTCGACATCGCCGCCGCCGACCGCCCGATCTCCGGCCGCGTCATCTCGCTCCCGGACGATCCCGCCCCCGTCATCAACCAGGTCCTCGTCCGCAGCGGCGGCTACTTCACCGGGCTGCGGAACGAAGAAGTCCTCGTCAACGAAGGCTTCGCCCGGAGCTGGAACATCCACCCTGGCGACCACCTGAGCGTCCTGCTGAACGGCAAGAGCCAGGAGCTCCTCGTCGTCGGGACCGCGATGGGCTCCGAGTTCGCCCTGACGATTCCGCCCGGCGGCCTGCCGGACAACCGCAAC of Planctomyces sp. SH-PL14 contains these proteins:
- a CDS encoding ABC transporter ATP-binding protein, whose product is MTEATAPTPAPHAATASTPILTLRNVGKTYQMGEVSVPVLQEVDLEIREREITVIVGPSGSGKSTLLNMVGGIDTPSSGTIHFRDQEVSRFSDWELTEYRRRRIGFVFQFYNLVPTLTAVENVLVSTEICESPLDPIEVLKMVGLEHRLDHFPSQMSGGEQQRVAIARALAKNPDLLLCDEPTGALDLKTGRHVLDVLVRLNRELGKTVLIITHNVAIAGIAHLLVRIGSGTIEEAKRNEHRIEATEVTW